The stretch of DNA CGCTACCTCGACGAACAACCGGTGATCGCCCGCCCGCCCTCGACTTGGTATCGATTTGCAAAATTCACGCGACGCAACAAGGTGGTCTTTACGGCGGCCACATTGATCGTGCTCGCGTTGGTCCTCGGCACAGTCGTCAGCACATGGCAGGCGGTTCGATTCAAACAAGCCAAAACAGAGGCCGATGACTTGCGGCGCGAAGCTGTTGAATTCGGCGAGCGGTTGAAAGAAGCCAACGTGCTCCTGGATGGTGCACGGGCAAATGCCGACGAACAACGTTGGACCGAAGCATTTCAGCAATATACGAAAGCCACACAGTTGCAGCCGGATCACTACTTGGTGTGGGCTGGTCGCGGATCGTTGTATGCCCGGCTGGGCGCTTGGCGAGCAGCGGCCGGCGATTACGCGAAAGCACTCGAACTGGGTGCCCCGGCCTCCAATCCCTCCTGGTGGGGCGTGCCGCAACTCCTGCTGTATGCGAATGACGAAACATCTTACGAAAAGATCTGCGCCGCCATGTCCCAGCAATTGGCCGAGACCGCTGATGGTTCACAGGTCTACTTCGCCGTCCGCAGCCTCTGCCTAAAGCCGCAATCTGTCGAGACGTCGAGAGCCCTGGCACATCGGATGGATGAGTTGCTCATGTCGCAACAGGAACCTGGACATCGATTCTTTGACCATCGCGGGCGGGACCGAAAGTTTCGCGGGAGCCCGCCGCCGAGAAATCTCCAGCCAAAAATGCCGTTCGGCCTCAGCGGTAATCCTGGTCCACGGGGTAGAATGCACAAACTCATCCAGTACTATACCGCTGGTTTAGCCCACTACCGAGCCGGCAATCTGGAGCGTGCCCGCAAATTATTGAACAAAGCCATCGATCGTGAAGAGGGGTTTGGTGGCCACAAGATCGTTTACCCCGTCCTGGCACTGGTCTATCACGAACTGGGGCGAACAGACGAAGCAAACCAAGCCCTTGAAACGGCGCAGGAGTCGCTCAATCAATGGATCACCGAATTGAACGACGAATCCGGTCTGCGGGGACCGATACCGTGGTTCGCTGTGCTGGAATGCTACATTTTTTTCAACGAAGCAACGCTGAAATTACAGCACTTGCAATTGCCACCAGATGACCGTCTGGCTGCGCGCGAAAGCCAAGCGATGCAGTTGCTCACCACCGAATAATTCTTTGTCACGGCGATATTGCGGCGGCACGTTAGCGACACTCCGCTTTGCATGCGCGCCCCTGCTCTATTAGCGCACAATCTCCAAGATCCGCAAAGATTCTTGGCCCCATTGCCGCGCGGATATCGCATAGAGAGATAGCGGCTTTGACAAGCTGGCGGCCATCCGGTTTTGAACATGAAAGCCCTCGGGATCCAATGTAAGCATCATTCACGATTCATCTGGAACGTCTGTTCACCTGGATCGCGCAGCACGAACAGTTTTGCCGACTGAAAGCCAACGACAACGAATTCGTCGATGCCCCGGATGCCGAGATTGGCTAGGTTGTCGCATTCCTGAATGGTCGTCCGGTCGCAGCGGATAAGAAGGCGGCTATCGACCCGGCACTGTCTCGAAACTGAAAGACGACGAAGGATGTTGTCGCCATTTAATCGAAACAAAAAAGAGGACCTTTCCAATGTCTCATGATTTTTCCAGAGAATGGCGCTGCCACTTCCAAGACGGCCGCTCTGTATGCCTGTCGTGAAAACTACTGGGCTGCAATCCCTGTCGACAGAATCAACGGCTCAGGCGCGTCGACCATTCTCTGATCCGCTCACGGCACTCCTGCGCGTCATTGAAGTGCAGTGTTCGTCATTGAAGCTGCTATCACTCACCGCTGATGAGGCCGCTCACCATGCGCTGTGCGGGCCAGCGTTCTATTGGGTGTTGAGCGAGCCCTCGCCGGTATCTGTCAGCGTAGCCGATACCTCGGCGATTGTTGAGCAAGGCGATCTATTCATCGTCACGGCATCCGGCCCCTATCCGTTGGCATTTCACCAACCGCCGACGCCTGGTCATCTTCAACCAACATCGCAATGGATTGCCGCGGAGCTGACGTTTGGGAGAAATGATGTCGAGTCGCTCGTCAGTCTATTGCCCCCACTTCTGAAAGTGCCGTCAGCGATGCAACACCCGGCATTAAAGAATGTGTTGACGCTGTTAAGACACGAGGCCGATGTCGAACAGGCGGGATATGGAGCCATTGCTGATGCGATGGTGCAAACTGTTTTCGCGCTCGCTCTACGACACGAGCAGGGAATCAACGGCGACGCATGTGAAACGTTGTTCCAGACTCCCGTAGAAATCGGAATTGTGAGCACGCTGCTGATGATGCGCAACCATCTCGATTCGCAGTGGACCGTCGATCAGCTTGCCGATTTGGCCGGTATGTCCCGTTCACGCTACGCTGTGCGGTTTACCGAATTCGTTCGGCAGACCCCAATGCGGTACCTTTTTGAATCACGCATGTCCCGCGCCGGTGATCTTCTGCAACAAGACCATTACGGGCTGAAAGAAATCGCTCGGTTGATCGGTTACAAATCAACCTCGGCCTTCAGTACCGCCTTTAAGAAGTGGTCCGGAAAGTCGCCTCAGGAGTACCGCAAGCAGGTCTGAAAAGATAAAATTTCACGCTGTCGTATCGAAACCGACAAGCAAAGACAGCACGGACTCAGCCAGTTTGGACGATTCTGGATCTTGTTGGCCCGCCAGCAAGGATTCGAGGAGTACGGAGAGATCTTGCGTGGAGTCATCGAGCGAAGCGGGCGGAGGAGGACCAGGAGGCGCCCCGGATCCGCGTCGTCCCAGAATCTCTTCGGCGTCAAGACCATGCTCTGCGAATACAGAATTCACCATGTCACGCATTTCGTCCGGAGCCGGCGGAAAGGAACCGGACGACGCGGAGGATTCGAAGGCCGTTTGCAAGTCGGTTTTAATGGCGTCAATCGTTTCCTGGTCTATGCCCGCAGAGTTCAGCACATTGTCAATCCGCTGCTCAAAATGTGCGCCGCGTTGTTTTTCTGTTTCCGCCACTGAACTTGGTGCAATACCGCGTTGCTGCTGAATACTCGCGAAAGTTTGGTTTGATGCGATTGAACCGATTTGAGACATATCCATTTCCCCTCTGACACGAGCGTTATCGTTTTTACTCGTCTCCAATTCTACGTATACAATTCACTGTTCCCAAATTGTGGTAGCACTATCTATATCGGAACGGTGTCCAGTGGAAGTCCATGCTCGCGACGACGCAATTCGTTTGCCATCGTCCCGGCACATTCAGCGACGGTCCGCGTACTTCCTTGTTTGACAATCAAGCCCCGCGGCGATGGGACGAACCTTAGAACTGAACACCGTTCTCAGTTCTGAGCGAAGAGCTCAGGGCTTCCGTCGCGAAGAGGCATTGCAACTGACCGCTATCGTGCCCAAAACACTCAAAAGTATTCGTCATCATCTCGATCGCGAACCTGCCTGTTGACACAATGCCGTGCTTCCAAGTATTCAGCTTTTCCAATCAAGCGCATCGTAACGACCGTTACCCGGCGATCGATCATGCTTGAAACTTCGACTCAACTCACCTCTCCCCTCTCTTTCCGCAATTCTCACAGGCCGGCTACACCGACCAGGGCGTCTTATCGCCGTTGAGCGTCGTTGTATGCCGTCAGGTCTGACGTTATGCACAGCATACACTTAAGGAACGATTCCATGGCGCCCATAAAACGGATTGATCAAATCAAACGCCGAGACAACAGCACCAACCTGCGGTTGATTCGCACATGCGGGTTGCTGGGATTGTTTGCTGTGCCATTCCTTCTCCTGCACACCTTTGCGATGATCGCGCAGGCTGAAGATGACTTCCAGGGAGTGACCGGTCGATTGCGGCATATCGCATTTCCGACCTTCGGACGCGATGAATCGCTCTCCAGCTTAGAAGTCATGCCCTACATGATCTCCGAAGACTATATGTTTTTTGGCGATGCACGATTCAACATGGACAACGATACCCGCTTCACCGGCAACGGCGGGATTGGCTATCGCGAATGGATCCCGGCATGGAACCGCCTGCTGGGCGCAAGCGTCTGGTATGACTACGACGATTCGTCCGGTTCATCTTTTCAAGGAACCGGGCTCTCATTGGAATCGTACGGTAGTATCTGGGACTTCCGCAGCAACATCTATATTCCTGTTGGCGACACGACCCAAAACAGCGTGAACGGCTTGTCGAACTTTCGCTTTGTTGGAAACGAAATCGTTTTTGATCGCTTGCGAATCATTGCCGACGCTCAGCCAGGATTTGATATGGAACTCGGAGGGTTGGTTCCGTCGCAGTTCGCATCGGATCATAACCTACGCGTGTTCGGGGGTTTTTATCAGTTCTTCGGCAACCAAACGCCCGACATCACCGGCTTTAAAACTCGTATCCAAGGCAACATTACTGAAACGATTACCACGCAGGTCGAACTGACCGACGACGATACATTCGGCACCAATGTCACACTCGCCGTATCCATTGGTTTGGGCGGGCCCGCACATGGTGTTGATGATTCTGATGGTAAGTTGCAACAGATGTCTCGTTACGTAAACCGCAACTACAACATCATCGTCAGCAAACAACAGGACAATCTCTATAACATTCCGGTAATCAATCCCAGCAACGGCACGCCATATATCATTCGACACGTTGAAACGTCCGCCACAGGATCCGGTTCCGGAACGCTGGACGATCCGTACCAGTCAATCTCCGCAGCCCAAGCCGTCGACGGCGACGTGATCTATGTGCATTCGGGGAGTGTGATTGAATCTGCCGTCGTGCTGAACCCCGACGACCGCGTGTTAGGGGAAGGGGTCGAACATTACTTGGCAACGGAAAACTACGGTGATGTCATGCTTCCCTCAGCCACAGCGGGAACCACAGTTCCGGTGCTTCGTGGCATTTCGGGCAATGCGGTGACCTTGGCCTCACGTTCCGAATTCTCCGGTTTTGCAATCGAAGAGACTACAGGACATGGCATCCTGGGCGACGACATCGACGGAGCGACTGTGCGCAATGTCAGCATTCGATCCGCCACCGGCGACGGTGTCTTCTTGGCCGATGCGACCAGGACCGTATTGTTTGAGAACATGGACTTCTCTGAAATAAATGGAGCGGCATTCCACCTGAACAACGGCTCAGCCGACGTGGTCGTCGATGGCACAATCACCAACTCCGCCGGTCGGTCGGTCTTGATCGAAAACAACAACGGCACCATCGATTTGGAAGAGACTGACATTGTCGACAACGGAGGATCCGGGATTCTCGTCAGAAATAATGACGGCGACATCATCTTCGGCGATATCGATGTGCGCAACAGTTTGGCCAGCGGAATTGAGATTCAAGGGGGCGAGGGGACATTGGAATTTGTCGGAGAGACTCAAGTTGTCAACTCCGCCGCAGCGGGAATCAATGTCAATGGTTTGCAAGGAACGGCAACATTCACCGATGCCTACATCAAAAACCTCAACGGCTCCCAAGGCGTACACATTCAGGACGTAACGGGGACCACGTCGTTTACCAATCTGGATGTCATCACCCGTGACGGCACCGGTTTGTTTGCCCTGGACGGTGGTGACGTGCAGATTTTGGATGGCACAATCGCGGCAGAAGATGCCTCCGCCGTTTCGCTGGAAGATTCACGCATGGACATCGTTCTCACGCGCGTCGACAGCTCCAACACCAGTGCCGGTATCCGTATCCAGGATAGTTCGGGAACCTTTCTGGTCACGGGTGATGGTACGGACGGAAGCGGAGGTTTGATCACGGGAACCGACACGGGTCTGTTCTTGGATGGGGCCGGGTCGGTGGGTATGCAGTCGGTGATCTTCGATGAGAACACCGTCGGTATCCAAGCATCAGAGACGAGTCACCTCATCGTACGAACCAGTGAGATCACCGACTCCGACGACGAGGGGATCTTCCTTCAGAACGTCCAAGAATTCGAATTAAGCAATTCCATTCTCGCCAGAAACGACGGAATCAGTCTCCGCAGTCAGTTTGATGAGGCGGGAAGCTACAACTACGCCATCATCGAAAACTCGATTGATGACATTAAAACGACCGCCGTCAAATTCTCGAACCTCGCGTCCGCCGATCCCGGGACGCTCTCGTTAAGCTTTGATTCCAATGCTGTTGGCGCGGCTGCCGATGGCACTCAAGCGGTCGACATCGATTGGAATGGCACCCTCAATGCATCATTCCTAGCGAATGCGATTGGTGGAGGCGGAGACGGTAACCATGGAATTGACATCAACACTACGTCGACATCCAATCTCGCCCAAGTCACAATCCGGCAGAACGTATTTGGATTTGACGGCGAAAACTCCACGGGTCTTCAACTGACAACTAGCGGGCAATTGCAGACAGACATCGGCGAGAACACGATTGTCTTCAATGCTGCTGATGGAATCGGAGTCGATTTCAATATTGGCCAATCGTCGGACATCAATATTTTTGACAACGTGATCGTGGATAATGTCTCAAGCGGCACGGGGCTGTTGTTCTCCTCGATCAATGGCACATCCGATGTGACGATCAACAACAATAGCATCCAACTGCTCAGCGGCGATGGATTTGTGGACCAAGGAATTATCTTCTCCACAGTCACCGGCGATGTCGAACTCCACGGGACGGAAAACAACATCATTACCGGCGCAACAACCCCGTTCTCAGCCGTCGGCACCACCGGCCAAATCTTCGTCAACGGCGTCAGGGTTCCTTGATCGGCGGTTACAGAAGATTGCAGGAAAGGAAATCCCACCTACTACACCTGCCGAAGTTCTGCGAGCAAAGCGTCCGTGTGTTCATCATCGAGCAAAAACAAATCTTCCGTGCGTTGGAAGCTTGAGGCGGCACGTTCAAAGACAGGAGCAAAATCGACAGACTTTCCAAGATCGGATTGAAGCCGCTCGATGACTCCGCGTCGATGAACTTAGGAGTCCCCAGGACTTCGCATCCAGACCATCGAATTCAAGCGATGAAATCGCCCCCCTGCCGCCGCAGGCGGAACGGGAGGATTCAAGAATCTTTTTGGAGTCTTTGGAAGCTTTTTCGTACGTGACGGATGACGGTGTTGCGACGTGAGGTGTGACCGTGTGGCTGACAGCTTTGTCCCATCACGCAAAACGTAGCAGACCGGTGTCGCTCACAGTTGGGCACGATACGCTCAAGTGTGTCCCTGATTGGATACGCATCCGGGAGCACGCCGGTGTGGGAGATGTGACCTTCAAGCATGCAAGGTCCACCGCCGGTTCAGAACTGGCTGCTGAGCATCCTCTTCCGGTCGTCCAAGGCTGGCTAGGGCACTCAAACCCGAACACGACTTCCCAGTACTATGTCAACTCCCAAGATGCGGTACGGGCAGCGGCGGCTCGCCGGAAAGTGATCGGTGATACCAACGGTGATACCAGCCAGTTGGTGGAACAGGGTTGAGAATGGTCGGTGCTGGTCAGTGGAGTTTTGGTGCTGCGTGGAAATGCGAAGAGGCCACAAAAACGGCGGGAACCGTTTGCGCAGCCTCTTTTGCGGATTTCTATAAGAATAGCCGAGGGGGGACTCGAACCCCCACGCCCTTTACGGACTCGGGATTTTAAGTCCCGTGCGTCTGCCAATTCCGCCACTCGGCCGTGGCAATTTGCTAGCTCCCGACGATGATGGACAGGGCAACACATTGACTCTGCTTCGCCTGTCCTCATCGCTGAAAACTGCCAGTTGCTGATTGTAACCAAACCGCTGCAGAGTTTGAACCGATAAATTGGGTCTCCATATGCCCCTGCTGCAACGTTCTGGGCTCGGGCTGTTTTCGATCCATGCGCCGCCGGTACGCTGGCCAAAGCCTGCAACAGCGGAGTAGCATCCACGGTTAGCAGGCCGGGCGACTATAATCTTCAAACGGCAATCGACGGTGAATATTGTGACCGCGCCGAGGGACCTCAAATATCACCGTACTAATTTTCAAACATTGGTTTTGGCACATTCAGCTCATGAAAACGTCGTTCGATTGGGATTGCACAGTTGAAAACGAAGATGGCGACCAACTCTTCGAATCATCGAGTCCTTGTGATGCATTACAGTTTGCCTGCAAATTAGATGTTGGCACCCTCGAGGCGGTTGGCAAGACCCGTGACAACATCTCATTGAAATTTGACGGCCAATCGTCGCTCATTTTGTATACGACTCCCCAACAGAGACTGCTGCGGCCGCAGTTTCCTTTGAGCGAAGTGTCCGGTGACGGCGTGGAAGACCTGTTCTGCGACTGTTGTGGCATCCAAATCGATGGCGACTATTCCAAATGCACCGACCGCGAAACCGGTTTTGCACTTTGCGAATCCATTCTGGCAGGACGTTTCCCCGAGTCCGACGAAGTCCGCTGGGTACTCTTATTTAACTACGGGCCGCTCGAAACGGAATCATACTTTCAACGGCTTCGACGAATCCTCAGGTTGGGGTAAACCGAAGGGTCGCTGCCAAGCCAGGACACGCAAGTGGATCTGACGTGCAGGGACCCTCAACAACGGCGTTCCCGTGCTCACGCCATCAACGGCCCGCGTCCGGCGGCTCGGCGGGCGTCGGCGACTTGGCCGGCGTGAAAACTGGAGTGAATCGTCATCCCCCCGAAGCACGCTCCCACCGTTCCGAAAAACGGTCCGAATTCTTCTGGGGCGTGACTCGGTTTGTCGAGGTCCGCTTCAGTCAGCGTGTCGAGATGCGCCAGCGTCGCGGCGCGGATCGTTTCGAATTTGGCCATCAATTCGTCCATCGTCGGATATTGGTCTGCATCAGGCGTGGGAGTGGTGCCCATTGCGAATAATTCCTGCAACTCCGGAAAACGATTGGGCTGCCCCAAAATAAAGCCGTCCAGCAAATCGCTTTCGGCGCAGGTGATATGCCCCAGAACCCAGAGCGGATGATTCCCGCCCGCAGAGGTCGGCTGCGTGAGCGGCGCATCGCTCATATCGCTAATCAATCCCATCGCCCAATTCTTGCTGTTTTCCAACGACATCTTGATGAACTCGATCGCGGTCATGGTCTCTCTCCTTGGTCTTTGAAAAAATTGCGAAGTCACTGAGTCGCACTTGACGTGACGTGACTTATTTGTCACGTTACATTAAGTTCACATGTTAGCTGCTTTGTAGAATACGTCAAGTCAAAATCATACCTGCAACTTTCAGCAAGCTGCGAGAGCGGAGATTTGATTTTCTCCTCAGAATGGCCACGCTCATGAAACCCACACCTGTGAAATTGATGCTCGGAACGATCGGCTATCTGTGCATCACCTTTCCGCTGGCCTATGTCTGGCATCTTGTCGCTTTCCAGGCGACTTACGAACGGCTCCATTATTTCTCGCGCTCCGAACCGATCATCGCGTTTGGCTTTGCCGCGATTTTGTTGCAGGGAATTTTGCTGTCTTGGATCTATCCGCAACTTTGTCGCGGTACCTCATTTTTCGGGGGTGTCCTCAAGTTTGCCGCCATCATGGGGGGCTACCATTGGTCCATGCACGTCCTGGCAGCCGCCGCAAAACAAAATATTCAGCCGCTGGGAACATGGTTTCTCATCGAATCGACTTACCTGGCGATTCAATTTTTCCTGGGCAGTTTGTGGCTGGGATGGATCTATCGCACCAAAGCAGTCGAACTCGCAACCGGCGAACAAATGTGAATTCACAATTTCTGGAACGACTTGGTAATAACTAGAACCAGTTTCAAAACCCGGTTGCGCCTGTTCATGCATCCATAATACAAGTGATTGCGTGATGCGTCAGAGGGTTTTGAAACGACTTGTAGAAAGACAATCGGAGAAAACCATGCCTGAAACGCAAGATCTCTCAGTCGATGTGATTCAAACCGTCGACATCCACGCCGCGATCGGCGACTCCTACCAAGCATTGATCCGTCGACTGACCGATGAAAACTCAACGCCCGACAACAAACCGTTGCCGATGGTGCTCGAACAATGGCCGGGGGGCCGCTGGTTTCGCGACTTGGGGAACGGCCAAGGGCACCTGTGGGGCTTTGTGCAGGTCATCAAGCCACCAACACTGATCGAAATCCACGGCCCGATGTTCATGTCCTATCCAGTCGCCGGGCACATCCAATTTCGACTGACACAAATTTCCGGCGGCACCGAATTGTACTTGCGGCATCGCGCATTGGGGCAGGTGGAAGAAGAACATCGCCAAGGCGTGACGCATGGCTGGGAGTATTTTGCCAACACTGTCAAACAACTTGCGGAGTGAAATGATTTCTGATGGCGAAGAACCTGGACCATATTTGGAAAGCCCTGTCGGATCCCACGCGGCGGGAAATCCTTGACTTGCTGCGAGACGGCCCTCGACAAACCACGGAAATCGTGGAAAAGTTTCCGCAGTTGTCACGCTTCGGAGTGATGAAGCATCTCGACACGCTGCGTGAAGCGGGGTTGGTGCATACACGCAGCGAAGGCCGCCTTCGCATCAATTCGCTCAACGTGACCCCCATTCGGCAAATCACAGAACGCTGGATCAGCAAGTACGAGGCATACTGGACCAACACGCTGTTGCGCGTTAAGGAGTCCGCCGAAGCCAGCGAATCGGAGAACTCGGAATCATCCACCAAACGGGCTTAAACCCAGATGACGACACCTGCAACCGTCCCGCTGGCCTCACGCATTAAAAAAACGGTCGTCTGCCGAATTTTGTTTCGGCGGACGACCGTTGGAATTGCTATCGCGGATTTCCCGCAGCGACGTTTTGCGTCAGGCATCAATTGCCCGAATTGACAACGCCGGCCAGTTGGGCTTTGCGGATGATGGAACTTCGTTCTTTCACATACTCCTCATGCCCGGGTTGCCGACGGATGGCTTCGTCGATGTCGGCCAGTGCCCCTTCGAACCACTTGATGTCCTTGTTCATCGTGCCAAGGTCTTTTTTGACCGTTGCACGGAGTGCCAGGAAGTAAGCGGCGTTTTTGCCTTCGAAGGCGACCTTCACGACGTCTTTGTCCTCGAGAACCGTGATCGCTTGCTTGAGGACTTCGGTATTTTCGCGGAAGCGAGCGACGTTGATGCTCTGCCGTGCGAAGTCCAATAAAATCGGCAACGCACGAATGTTGAAGCTCTTCAAATGCAACTCATTCGCCTTGGAGTAGTAACTGAGACTGGCTTCGTAGCAAGCTGCCTGATCCTCACGGGTGAGTTTAACGCGGGTCACATAATCGTCGACCATTTTGGCACGCGTGAGATAAATCTCCCAGTACCATGGAGCCGTTTCTTCCGCTTTGGACATCGCGTCAAAGCATTCAGAGAATTCTCCCTGTTTGTGATGGGCTCGTGCCTGGTTCATGAGATCGATCGCGGTCTGCAGTTTTGCCACCTGCGGATTTTGATTCTCGATGAAAATCGGCTCAGGCATTTCGGCCGGAGAGTTGTTGATTTTGTCGGCTAACTGAAAATGTCCCAGCATGTCCCACAGGGCATCCACACGGATTCCATAGGCGACCTTGGTGCCATCCTTGAGGTTCGTCACAGCATGATTGACGACCACCACGCGGCCATTGTCCAGAAAGATCGGGGAACCGCTGAAACCGGGATAGTTGGGACCGGAGTAGACCACGCGACGTCGGTTTTCCACACGTTGGTCTTCGGGGTGTCCATTCAGTTTTTCCAGACGGCTGACCGTTCCCGTGACGAACGTGGCTTGAGCGAACTGCCCACTGGCCGCTTGCGTGTTGTAGGCCGGATAGCCATACATTCCAATTTCAGCACCGACGATGGACTTGGCTTGTTCCGGATCGGCCAAGACGACTTCGGCCGGTAGATCCGGACCAATTTTTTCCAATTGCAAAATCGCCAAGTCGGTTCCGCGGGGATCCACCGATCCCACCTTCGGGTCTTGCGATTTCATGACGGTCTGATTGTCTTCACGCATCGTCCGCAACGTATCGGGATGGAACCAGCGCCGCGTCACTTTGTATTCGGTGCGGGTTTCGTTCAACACCACGGTTTCGGCAATATCCGCGACATGCGCGTTGGTAGCCAACAGTCGGTGCTTTTTAGAAATCACGAAAGCGGTACCGTGCGATTTGTTTTTGCTGTCTTTGACCAACAACACCGCTCGCTTGTAGCGATCCACCGCTGCTTGGAAACCTTTGGTTGCGGGCAATTCCGGTGTGGTGATTTTTTTAGCGGTGACGGTCTTCTTCATCGGAGGCGTTTGGGGATCGGCCTTGACCGGCGCCTCGTCCTTGGCCTCCGACTTGCGGAAGCGGACTTTCATCTCGGTCGAGAGTTTGGCGGTTTTGTCTTTCGAGGTGATCTTGCCGATCAGCAAGCCTTCGTCGTTGGAGGCAATTTTGCCCTCGGCAATGATAGCTGTCCCTAAACCTTGGGGAAGTTCGACATAGACCTCGAATGTGGCTCCCTTTTTGAGAGCGGCTGATTCGTCGCTGGTGAGCACCAATGACGATCCGCGTACGGCTAAGATCGCGCCTTCTGCCAGATAGGGCGACTCGGCCGGTTTTTCTGTTTCCGCCGGTTTCGCTACTTCGACAGGTTCGGCCACTTCAGCCGCGTCAGTTGCCGGTGCGGCTTGAGCGGCCCCGGCTTCGGTATCAGTCGCTGCCGCGGACGGGGTGTCGTCTGCGACTCCTTGTTGCGGGACATGCGCCAGCAAGAGCGACGCGAACCAAGCGAATATCAGCAGGCTGCATTTTCGATGCATAATCATCCCCTGTTTGGAAGTTGAGATGGCCCAATTGTAGTCAACAGATCGTTTCGCTGTCGGCCCGCACTCGCAATGATACACACTTTTAAGATGGAAAGTCGCCAAAAAAACCGGACATGAGAATCAAGTCGAATAGGATATTTTTTGCGAGTTTTTTGAATGACCGGATAGCGAACCGTAAGCAGCCACCATCTCCAGCCGCCTGGAGACGTGCAAACGACGTACCAGTTGGACCAACCGAACCGGCAATTTTTTGTG from Symmachiella dynata encodes:
- a CDS encoding SRPBCC family protein, with product MPETQDLSVDVIQTVDIHAAIGDSYQALIRRLTDENSTPDNKPLPMVLEQWPGGRWFRDLGNGQGHLWGFVQVIKPPTLIEIHGPMFMSYPVAGHIQFRLTQISGGTELYLRHRALGQVEEEHRQGVTHGWEYFANTVKQLAE
- a CDS encoding right-handed parallel beta-helix repeat-containing protein — protein: MAPIKRIDQIKRRDNSTNLRLIRTCGLLGLFAVPFLLLHTFAMIAQAEDDFQGVTGRLRHIAFPTFGRDESLSSLEVMPYMISEDYMFFGDARFNMDNDTRFTGNGGIGYREWIPAWNRLLGASVWYDYDDSSGSSFQGTGLSLESYGSIWDFRSNIYIPVGDTTQNSVNGLSNFRFVGNEIVFDRLRIIADAQPGFDMELGGLVPSQFASDHNLRVFGGFYQFFGNQTPDITGFKTRIQGNITETITTQVELTDDDTFGTNVTLAVSIGLGGPAHGVDDSDGKLQQMSRYVNRNYNIIVSKQQDNLYNIPVINPSNGTPYIIRHVETSATGSGSGTLDDPYQSISAAQAVDGDVIYVHSGSVIESAVVLNPDDRVLGEGVEHYLATENYGDVMLPSATAGTTVPVLRGISGNAVTLASRSEFSGFAIEETTGHGILGDDIDGATVRNVSIRSATGDGVFLADATRTVLFENMDFSEINGAAFHLNNGSADVVVDGTITNSAGRSVLIENNNGTIDLEETDIVDNGGSGILVRNNDGDIIFGDIDVRNSLASGIEIQGGEGTLEFVGETQVVNSAAAGINVNGLQGTATFTDAYIKNLNGSQGVHIQDVTGTTSFTNLDVITRDGTGLFALDGGDVQILDGTIAAEDASAVSLEDSRMDIVLTRVDSSNTSAGIRIQDSSGTFLVTGDGTDGSGGLITGTDTGLFLDGAGSVGMQSVIFDENTVGIQASETSHLIVRTSEITDSDDEGIFLQNVQEFELSNSILARNDGISLRSQFDEAGSYNYAIIENSIDDIKTTAVKFSNLASADPGTLSLSFDSNAVGAAADGTQAVDIDWNGTLNASFLANAIGGGGDGNHGIDINTTSTSNLAQVTIRQNVFGFDGENSTGLQLTTSGQLQTDIGENTIVFNAADGIGVDFNIGQSSDINIFDNVIVDNVSSGTGLLFSSINGTSDVTINNNSIQLLSGDGFVDQGIIFSTVTGDVELHGTENNIITGATTPFSAVGTTGQIFVNGVRVP
- a CDS encoding tyrosine-type recombinase/integrase yields the protein MSLTVGHDTLKCVPDWIRIREHAGVGDVTFKHARSTAGSELAAEHPLPVVQGWLGHSNPNTTSQYYVNSQDAVRAAAARRKVIGDTNGDTSQLVEQG
- a CDS encoding ArsR/SmtB family transcription factor, encoding MAKNLDHIWKALSDPTRREILDLLRDGPRQTTEIVEKFPQLSRFGVMKHLDTLREAGLVHTRSEGRLRINSLNVTPIRQITERWISKYEAYWTNTLLRVKESAEASESENSESSTKRA
- a CDS encoding AraC family transcriptional regulator produces the protein MPVVKTTGLQSLSTESTAQARRPFSDPLTALLRVIEVQCSSLKLLSLTADEAAHHALCGPAFYWVLSEPSPVSVSVADTSAIVEQGDLFIVTASGPYPLAFHQPPTPGHLQPTSQWIAAELTFGRNDVESLVSLLPPLLKVPSAMQHPALKNVLTLLRHEADVEQAGYGAIADAMVQTVFALALRHEQGINGDACETLFQTPVEIGIVSTLLMMRNHLDSQWTVDQLADLAGMSRSRYAVRFTEFVRQTPMRYLFESRMSRAGDLLQQDHYGLKEIARLIGYKSTSAFSTAFKKWSGKSPQEYRKQV
- a CDS encoding DinB family protein — translated: MTAIEFIKMSLENSKNWAMGLISDMSDAPLTQPTSAGGNHPLWVLGHITCAESDLLDGFILGQPNRFPELQELFAMGTTPTPDADQYPTMDELMAKFETIRAATLAHLDTLTEADLDKPSHAPEEFGPFFGTVGACFGGMTIHSSFHAGQVADARRAAGRGPLMA
- a CDS encoding S1 family peptidase — its product is MHRKCSLLIFAWFASLLLAHVPQQGVADDTPSAAATDTEAGAAQAAPATDAAEVAEPVEVAKPAETEKPAESPYLAEGAILAVRGSSLVLTSDESAALKKGATFEVYVELPQGLGTAIIAEGKIASNDEGLLIGKITSKDKTAKLSTEMKVRFRKSEAKDEAPVKADPQTPPMKKTVTAKKITTPELPATKGFQAAVDRYKRAVLLVKDSKNKSHGTAFVISKKHRLLATNAHVADIAETVVLNETRTEYKVTRRWFHPDTLRTMREDNQTVMKSQDPKVGSVDPRGTDLAILQLEKIGPDLPAEVVLADPEQAKSIVGAEIGMYGYPAYNTQAASGQFAQATFVTGTVSRLEKLNGHPEDQRVENRRRVVYSGPNYPGFSGSPIFLDNGRVVVVNHAVTNLKDGTKVAYGIRVDALWDMLGHFQLADKINNSPAEMPEPIFIENQNPQVAKLQTAIDLMNQARAHHKQGEFSECFDAMSKAEETAPWYWEIYLTRAKMVDDYVTRVKLTREDQAACYEASLSYYSKANELHLKSFNIRALPILLDFARQSINVARFRENTEVLKQAITVLEDKDVVKVAFEGKNAAYFLALRATVKKDLGTMNKDIKWFEGALADIDEAIRRQPGHEEYVKERSSIIRKAQLAGVVNSGN